In the genome of Maribacter forsetii DSM 18668, the window TACTTCATCAATAAGTTATATAGTAAATGATAATCTAGGAAATACCTCAAATACTGCAAATATCGATGTAAGCGTTTTACCAGACAATGACAAAGATGGTATTCCAAATACCGTAGATCTTGATGATGATAATGATGGAATTTTAGATACAGAGGAAACAGGAGATACAGATGGTGATGGTATACCAGATAGTATTGATTTAGATTCTGATAATGATGGTATTCCAGATATTATAGAAGCTGGTGGTATAGATACAGATGGTGACGGTCATATAGATTACCCAACTCCTGGTGACCCAACTTCTATGATAGATGATAATGATGACGGACTTGCAGATGAAATTGCAACTACTCCATTACCAGATGAGGATTCTGATAATGATGGTATTAAAGATCGTTTAGATTTAGATGCTGACAATGATGGTATTCCAGATGTTATCGAAGCTGGAGGCACAGATTCAAATAATGACGGTATAATAGATGATTTTGCGACTGATACGGACAATGATGGTCTTGCGGATAGTGTAGACCCAGTTGGTCCTGCTACATCTGGTACACCTTTAGAAAATCCAGATACGGATAATGATGGTTTAGATGATAGAATAGATTTAGATTCAGAAAACGACGGTATTCCAGATGTAATTGAGGCTGGCGGTACTGATCCTGATAATGATGGTAGAATTGGTACAGGTACAATTACAGATGCAGATAACGACGGACTTTCAGATTTAGTAGATACCGATGATAATACAACAGGCACACTTGACGATGGTCTGGGTACAGCTTTGCCTATTGATAATTTCGACGGAGACAGCGTGCCTAATCACTTAGATATAGATTCTGATAATGATGGTATTACAGATACTACTGAAGCTGGTGGTCTTGATGTTAACGGTGACGGTGTTGTAGATGGTTTTGATGATACTATTACAACAGATGGTTGGGATGATGCTACGGCAACTTCTCCACTTCCAATACCAAATACAGATGGTGCCGGTGGTGCTAACTATTTAGATATTGATGCTGATGATGACGGTATTCCGGATAATGTGGAAGCTCAAACTACTTCAGGTTACATAGCTCCTGATGAAACTGAGGCTACTAATGGTTTAGATAGCAACTACCCTGTTGGTTTAACTCCAGAAGATACAGATAATGATTTAACTCCAGATTATTTGGATGCTGATTCTGATAATGACGGTATAAATGATGTTTTTGAAGCTGGTCAAGGTACAATTGTAGATCCTTTAGCCGATGCTGATAATGACGGATTAAACGATGCCTTTGATGATACACCAGGTAACGATGTAAATAATGATTTAGATACTGGTGCGATAGCTACTGATAACGAAGACGATGCAGATTTGACTGAAGTTGATTTTAGATCGGTATTAGATTTTGATGGAGACGGTATCCCAGATACAGTAGACCTTGATGACGATAACGATGGTATCTCAGATTTAGATGAATCAAATGGTATAGACCCAAGTGCCGATGATGATAATGATGGCGTTCCTAATCATTCTGATGATGATCCTAACGACCTTGCAATCGGAGATGTAAACGGAACAACAGAACCTGAATTCGATTTTGACGGTGATGGCATTCCAAATCACTTTGACTTAGATGGCGATAACGACGGAATATTTGATGTGTATGAAGCCGGTAATGATGCCTTAGATACCAACAATGATGGTGTTATTGATAGTTTGGATGATGATTTTGTTGATAGTACAGATAACGGTCAGGCAGATAATTCAGAAGGAACAACGCCAATAAATACAGATAGTACTGGTGGTGCCGATTATTTAGATATTGATGCAGATGATGATGGTATTCCAGATAACGTTGAAGCACAACCAACGGCAATATATGTTGCTCCGGCAGCTACTTTTAGTCCAAACGGAGTAGATACCAACTACCCTAACGGATTAAGACCTGAGGATACAGATACTGATTTAACTCCTGATTATTTAGATGTAGATTCTGATAATGATGGTACACCAGATGTTATTGAAGCAGGTCAAGGTGAAATTACAGATCCATTGGCTGATGCCGACAGTGACGGGTTAAACGATGCTTTCGATGACACATCCGGTAATGATGTCAATAATGATTTGGATATAGGGGCAATCGCAACAGATAACGAAGATGATTTAGATACTGCTGAGGTAGATTTCAGATCGATATTGGATCGCGACCAAGATGGTATTATGGATATTGTTGATCTAGATGATGATAATGATGGTATTTCAGATTTAGATGAATCAAATGGTATAGACCCAAGTGCCGATGATGACAATGATGGGGTAGCGAATTATTTAGATGATGACCCTAACGATCCTGCTATTGGAGATGTAAACGGAACAACAGAACCGGCATTTGATTTTGATGGTGATGGTATTCCTAACCACTTTGATATTGATGCCGATAATGATGGTATCGTAGATGTAGTGGAATCTGGTAACGGTGACCTTGATACAAACAATGACGGTGTCATTGATGGTCTTGATACTGGTTTCGCTGATACTGATGATAACGGACAGGCTGATGATTCAGAAGGAACAACTCCACCAAATACAGATGGTACAGGTGAAGCTAACTTCTTGGATATTGATGCGGATGATGATGGTATTCCAGATAATGTAGAAGCACAACCTACTGATGCGTATATTGTACCAGCAGATGCTTTTGATACAGCCGGATTAGATACCAATTACCCAAGCGGAATTGAGCCAGAAGATACGGATTTAGATGGTATTCCAGATTATATCGATACTGACTCAGATGCAGATGGTATTGATGATGTATTAGAAGCTGGTCAAGGTACAATTGTAGATCCTTTAGCCGATGCTGATAATGACGGATTAAACGATGCCTTTGATGATACACCAGGTAACGATGTAAATAATGATTTGGATACTGGTGCAATTACAACGGATAACGAAGATGATTCAGATGTTACTGAGGTAGATTTTAGATCAGTACTTGATTTCGATCAAGATGGTATTCCAGACACAGTTGATTTGGATGATGATAACGATGGTATTTCTGATTTAGATGAAGCCAACGGAATTGATCCAAGTGCAGATGCTGATAACGATGGTGTTCCTAATCATTCTGATGATGATCCTAACGATCCTGCTATTGGAGATGTAAACGGAACAACAGAACCGGCATTTGATTTTGACGGTGATGGAATTCCTAACCACTTTGATATTGATTCCGATAATGATGGTATCGTAGATGTAGTTGAAGCAGGTAATGGTGACATTGATACGAACAATGACGGTGTTATAGATGCTAATGATTCTGGTTTTGCAGATGCGAATACTAATGGTCAATCGGATAGCTCAGAAGGAACAACTCCACCAAATACAGATGGTACAGGAGAAGCTAACTTCTTGGATATTGATTCAGATGATGATGGTATTCCAGATAATGTAGAAGCACAACCTACTGATGCGTATATCGTACCAGCAGATGCTTTTGATACAGCCGGATTAGATACCAATTATCCAGGTGGTTTAGTACCAGAAGATACAGATTTTGATGGTATTCCTGATTACATAGATTCAGATTCAGATTCAGATGGAGTAGAAGATGCTTTAGAAGCGGGTCAAGGTACAATGATTGATCCTTTAGCAGATGCTGACGGAGATGGTCTTAACGATGCTTATGATGATACTTTGGGTCTAGATGTTAATAATGATTTGAATACAGGAGCAATTGCTACTGATAATGAAGATGATGCCAATTTAACTCAGGTAGATTTTAGGGATATCCTAGATTTTGATGAAGATGGTATTCCTGATTCAGTAGATCTTGATGATGATAACGATGGTATCTCAGATTTAGATGAAGCTAACGGTATCGACCCAAGTGCAGATGCTGATAACGATGGTGTTCCTAATCATTCTGATGATGATCCTAACGATCCTGCTATCGGAGATGTAAACGGAACAACAGAACCGGTGTTTGATTTTGATGGAGACGGAATCCCTAACCACTTTGATATTGATGCCGATAATGATGGTATTACAGATGTAGTGGAATCAGGTAATGGTACACTAGATACAAACAATGACGGTGTTGTCAATGCTGAGGATTCTGGTTTTGTAGATGCGAATACTAATGGTCAATCGGATAGCTCAGAAGGAACAACTCCACCAAATACAGATGGTACTGGTGAAGCTAACTTCTTGGATATCGATGCGGATGATGATGGTATTCCAGATAACGTAGAAGCACAGCCAACATCAGGCTATGTCGCTCCTGCCGCTTCTTTTGATGCAGCAGGGCTGGATACCAACTATCCAGATGGTTTAATTCCAGAAGATACGGACGGTGACGGAACTCCAGATTATTTGGATCTTGATTCTGAAGATGACGGTGTGCTTGATATTGATGAAGCGGGTCAAGGTACTTTTACAGATGTTGATTCTGATGCTGATGGATTGGATGACGGCTTTGACGATACACCAGGTCCTGATGTTAACAATGATTTAGATACAGGTGCAGATGGTACGGATAATGATGACGATGATTCTACACCAGAAGTGGACTTTAGAGAAATAGGTGATAGCGATGGTGATGGTGTACTGGATACTCAAGAAGAAGTAGATGGTACGGATAAGAACGACCCATGTGATTACGTAATTGAGAATGTTACTTTGGCTTTCTCAGGAGACTATTTAGTTGCTGATTGTGATGGAGATGGAGTAATCAATGGCCAAGAGCTTGACGATGATACCAATCCGGAAGATCCTTGTGATTATGATGAAGGTAGTATAACCTTGGAACAAGGTGGTGATTATTTGATTTCCGATTGTGATGAAGATGGTCTTACAACTTCTCAAGAATTGGCGATCGGTACGGATCCAGATGTTGCAGATACCGATGGTGATACTATCGTAGATGGACAAGAGATAATAGACGGTACAGATCCATTGAATCCTTGTGACTCATTAAACGGGGTGCCAACTTTAGCGGCAGGTTGTGGTGAAGAGTTAGTGGAATCAGGTATTTCTGTTATCAATGAAATCATAACACCAGATAATGATGGTACCAATGATGAATTTTTGATCGAGAATATAGAGTCTTACCCGAACAACACGGTACAGATCTATAACAGATGGGGTGTCATAGTGTATGAGATGAACGGTTACGATAATGTTACGAACACCTTTAAAGGCGTTTCTAACGGAAGGGTAACTATTTCAACAGACGCTAAATTACCCGTAGGTACATACTTCTATATAATCAAGTATAATAATAATGGCAATAATTTAGATAAAGCCGGTTACCTATACATAAACAGATAAAAATTTTCTTTAAAAAAGATACGATGAACAAATATTTTCTAACCATTATAATTACCCTTGCGGGACTCTTTATGGGGCATGCCCAGCAAGACGCTCAGTACACGCAGTACATGTACAATACGATATCTGTGAACCCTGCGTATGCAGGTTCCCGAGGGGTGCTCAGCATCGCCGCACTGCACCGTTCGCAGTGGGTGGGGCTTGACGGCGCACCTACGACGCAGACATTGAACTTCCATACACCGGTATCCGAACATGTAGGATTGGGGCTATCGGTGGTGAACGATGAGATCGGTAACGGTACCAACCAGGATACCTACATAGACGCCGCGTTCAGCTATACGGTCAACACGTCAGAGGAAGGAAAGCTTTCCTTCGGACTGAAGGCCGGTGGCCACCTGTTCAACGTGGATTTTACCAAACTTAGGAACTACGGGGCGGAGAGCAACCTACCGAACATCGATAACAAGTTCTCGCCGAACTTCGGTGCGGGGATCTATTACCATACGGATCGGTTCTATGCAGGGCTATCGGTACCGAACTTTTTACAGACCGAGCATTTCGACAGTTCGGATTCTAACAGTTCCAGCCTTATCGCACAAGAGCGTATGAACTTCTATTTGATCACGGGGTATGTGTTCGATCTTAAGAACAACGTAAAGTTCAAACCAGCGGCATTGATCAAAGCGGTAAAGGGAGCACCGTTACAAGTAGACCTTAGTGCAAACTTTTTGTTCAACGACAAGTTCTCTTTGGGAGCGGCGTACAGATGGGACGCGGCGCTGAGCGCCCTGTTCGGTTTTCAGTTGAACGACCAGTTCATGATCGGTCTGGCGTACGACAAGGAAACGACCGATCTTGGAGCTACCAGGTTCAACGACGGCTCTTTCGAGATCATGCTGAGATATGAATTTCTTAACAAGTACAAACGAGTGATCACCCCAAGATTCTTTTAATAAAAAACGACATGAAAAAAACAGGATATATTTTTTGTGGCTTGGCGGTAATGGCCATAATGGCGAGCGCACAGGACAAGAAAGTAAAGAAAGCGGATACGAAATTCACGAACTACGCCTATGCCTCTGCGATACGATCGTACGAAGAGCTGGTCAAGGACGGGAATACGGAGGAGGATATCTATAAGAACCTGGGCAACGCGAACTATCTGAACGCGAACTATGAAGAGGCATCGATCTGGTACGGCAAGCTGTTCGCACTTGAAGGTGCGGACATCGATCCGGAGTATATGTACAGATATGCACAGACATTGAAGTCATTGGAGAAATACGGAGAGTCCGACACATGGATGAACAAGTTCAAGAACGCCAGATCTAACGATCAACGCGGCGTACTATATGGCGATAACCAAGATTATCTGGAACAGATCGCGGAACGTTCGGGGAGGTACGAACTCAAGAACATAGGTCTGAACTCGAAGGTATCTGACTTTGCGCCCGCTTTTTATGAAGACGGACTGGTGTTCTCCACGGCAAGGGACAGCGGACTGCTAACGAAGAACATCCATAGATGGAACAATGGATCTTTCTTGAACCTGTACAAAGCTGAACAGGAC includes:
- a CDS encoding T9SS type B sorting domain-containing protein — encoded protein: MKKNINNLEDKSFKRFNTSVKLFFTVLIILMIGEDLVAQSQPVFPNTQVLVQGTANQPGAVYRIDDVALNVNGSTQDVDALLTLVSFTGTPVVGDVDNTQFVQNRFEPTITYDTAGEAVRWRMQFIVAGSSDANIADAVPVPLDTYTLEIIDLDAQEWAEVIVPQSYELAGTAQPETIITTSAGTIPNSIRFTSANITDPGVSTANTRSIVKVNYVNVSVVDFTLGRDNADPSTTRNISVGFLGEVTFSNPNTVVVNTPPSVVNSSTSTTINTASNSVNLLTGASDNEGNIDPSTIYLLDPNDELNTGNPGNSLTIPNEGTYVVDNSGNIVFTPVFGFVGDSTINFRVEDVPGASSNEGVFTVTVTGACSITAIDSTNESSCNDNGTAIDINDDTFTADITVTFINTPVTGTLDLTGDGSDSVSVVGLTSPHTFIGVELPANGSEISLTATFSSQSACSFTDNSVVNSPFECSDENCSDVIPPGSPSNFLNSGEVSFDITNPGTNTSAKTFNSITVEGETFSELLVPDNISYSYNTASAGNQQIIENGIDGSNITDDPSIFDPALIDANTDRNLNHYFRNDGSIFASDYVNFKFNYDINAASNRYVVITERNGNNTMEVQAIDANGDVIGTARPVLRKTDPGTTYIDTGVPNDNGQNIFATVYPLTAFVGSNVPINGVRITQSGANGGDGGDGKVFIVYNPFFLTPPPTISLTTTVTQPTCPSNQGAIDIVATSNGGGALEYSINGSSGPWQNSSSFSPGPGSYTAAVRYVGAPLCMNVDSNSVSLTDASCNPGPVAGDENETTPEDVNVVIDLTNDDTDDDGVDDATIDLDPVTAGQQTTLTVSGEGTFTNNGDGTITFDPLPTFIGTSSISYIVNDNLGNTSNTANIDVSVLPDNDKDGIPNTVDLDDDNDGILDTEETGDTDGDGIPDSIDLDSDNDGIPDIIEAGGIDTDGDGHIDYPTPGDPTSMIDDNDDGLADEIATTPLPDEDSDNDGIKDRLDLDADNDGIPDVIEAGGTDSNNDGIIDDFATDTDNDGLADSVDPVGPATSGTPLENPDTDNDGLDDRIDLDSENDGIPDVIEAGGTDPDNDGRIGTGTITDADNDGLSDLVDTDDNTTGTLDDGLGTALPIDNFDGDSVPNHLDIDSDNDGITDTTEAGGLDVNGDGVVDGFDDTITTDGWDDATATSPLPIPNTDGAGGANYLDIDADDDGIPDNVEAQTTSGYIAPDETEATNGLDSNYPVGLTPEDTDNDLTPDYLDADSDNDGINDVFEAGQGTIVDPLADADNDGLNDAFDDTPGNDVNNDLDTGAIATDNEDDADLTEVDFRSVLDFDGDGIPDTVDLDDDNDGISDLDESNGIDPSADDDNDGVPNHSDDDPNDLAIGDVNGTTEPEFDFDGDGIPNHFDLDGDNDGIFDVYEAGNDALDTNNDGVIDSLDDDFVDSTDNGQADNSEGTTPINTDSTGGADYLDIDADDDGIPDNVEAQPTAIYVAPAATFSPNGVDTNYPNGLRPEDTDTDLTPDYLDVDSDNDGTPDVIEAGQGEITDPLADADSDGLNDAFDDTSGNDVNNDLDIGAIATDNEDDLDTAEVDFRSILDRDQDGIMDIVDLDDDNDGISDLDESNGIDPSADDDNDGVANYLDDDPNDPAIGDVNGTTEPAFDFDGDGIPNHFDIDADNDGIVDVVESGNGDLDTNNDGVIDGLDTGFADTDDNGQADDSEGTTPPNTDGTGEANFLDIDADDDGIPDNVEAQPTDAYIVPADAFDTAGLDTNYPSGIEPEDTDLDGIPDYIDTDSDADGIDDVLEAGQGTIVDPLADADNDGLNDAFDDTPGNDVNNDLDTGAITTDNEDDSDVTEVDFRSVLDFDQDGIPDTVDLDDDNDGISDLDEANGIDPSADADNDGVPNHSDDDPNDPAIGDVNGTTEPAFDFDGDGIPNHFDIDSDNDGIVDVVEAGNGDIDTNNDGVIDANDSGFADANTNGQSDSSEGTTPPNTDGTGEANFLDIDSDDDGIPDNVEAQPTDAYIVPADAFDTAGLDTNYPGGLVPEDTDFDGIPDYIDSDSDSDGVEDALEAGQGTMIDPLADADGDGLNDAYDDTLGLDVNNDLNTGAIATDNEDDANLTQVDFRDILDFDEDGIPDSVDLDDDNDGISDLDEANGIDPSADADNDGVPNHSDDDPNDPAIGDVNGTTEPVFDFDGDGIPNHFDIDADNDGITDVVESGNGTLDTNNDGVVNAEDSGFVDANTNGQSDSSEGTTPPNTDGTGEANFLDIDADDDGIPDNVEAQPTSGYVAPAASFDAAGLDTNYPDGLIPEDTDGDGTPDYLDLDSEDDGVLDIDEAGQGTFTDVDSDADGLDDGFDDTPGPDVNNDLDTGADGTDNDDDDSTPEVDFREIGDSDGDGVLDTQEEVDGTDKNDPCDYVIENVTLAFSGDYLVADCDGDGVINGQELDDDTNPEDPCDYDEGSITLEQGGDYLISDCDEDGLTTSQELAIGTDPDVADTDGDTIVDGQEIIDGTDPLNPCDSLNGVPTLAAGCGEELVESGISVINEIITPDNDGTNDEFLIENIESYPNNTVQIYNRWGVIVYEMNGYDNVTNTFKGVSNGRVTISTDAKLPVGTYFYIIKYNNNGNNLDKAGYLYINR
- a CDS encoding PorP/SprF family type IX secretion system membrane protein, with translation MNKYFLTIIITLAGLFMGHAQQDAQYTQYMYNTISVNPAYAGSRGVLSIAALHRSQWVGLDGAPTTQTLNFHTPVSEHVGLGLSVVNDEIGNGTNQDTYIDAAFSYTVNTSEEGKLSFGLKAGGHLFNVDFTKLRNYGAESNLPNIDNKFSPNFGAGIYYHTDRFYAGLSVPNFLQTEHFDSSDSNSSSLIAQERMNFYLITGYVFDLKNNVKFKPAALIKAVKGAPLQVDLSANFLFNDKFSLGAAYRWDAALSALFGFQLNDQFMIGLAYDKETTDLGATRFNDGSFEIMLRYEFLNKYKRVITPRFF